One window of Micropterus dolomieu isolate WLL.071019.BEF.003 ecotype Adirondacks linkage group LG13, ASM2129224v1, whole genome shotgun sequence genomic DNA carries:
- the LOC123981710 gene encoding cyclin-dependent kinase 2-associated protein 1: MSLGMSYKPNVHQHIPGTSGNQVGNLQSPSAANLATLQSYRPLLSDYGPPSLGFSQGSSGSQVPQNKYAELLAIIEELGKEIRPTYAGSKSAMERLKRGIIHARGLVRECLAETERNARS; the protein is encoded by the exons ATGTCTTTGGGAATGTCTTATAAACCCAATGTCCATCAGCACATTCCGGGAACTTCTGGGAACCAGG TTGGAAACCTCCAGTCTCCGTCAGCAGCTAACCTGGCCACGTTGCAGTCCTACAGGCCCCTTTTGAGTGACTACGGACCTCCATCTCTGGGATTTTCACAG GGCTCCTCTGGCAGCCAAGTGCCTCAGAACAAATATGCAGAGCTGCTGGCGATTATCGAAGAGCTCGGAAAGGAGATCAGGCCCACGTATGCTGGAAGCAAGAGTGCAATGGAGAGACTCAAAAGAG GAATAATCCACGCCAGAGGGTTGGTGCGTGAATGCTTGGCTGAGACGGAGAGAAACGCCAGGTCCTAG